Proteins found in one Vallitalea guaymasensis genomic segment:
- a CDS encoding CCA tRNA nucleotidyltransferase, producing MNKVKIDMPNYAKKIIDKLTDNGYEAYLVGGCVRDSIIGKKPNDWDITTSALPNQVKKLFTKTIDTGLQHGTVTILMDKHPIEVTTYRIDGEYEDNRRPNSVEFTNNLVEDLKRRDFTINAMAYNHITGLVDAFSGIEDLEKGIIRCVGNPIERFNEDALRMLRAIRFSAQLGYKIDKKTRDAITECSSLIKNVSMERIQVELNKTLISNNPNMIMEIYHCNLMEYILPEFIPCIGNSQNHPYHSYDIHDHILRSVNAIKADKALRWTMLLHDIGKPRVKTTDESGIDHFYGHEGISAKMANDILKRLKFDNKTIDKVVKLIEFHDIRLENSSKSIRRLLKKLGHELFHDFVLVQRADIKAQNPDKLDGRMLKLYNAEKKYAEIKEKEQCISIRELKVDGRDLMEHGIKEGRQIGIILNKLLDIVIEEPNRNDKEELLRIVDEIKE from the coding sequence ATGAATAAAGTTAAAATAGATATGCCTAATTATGCCAAGAAAATAATAGATAAACTGACTGACAATGGGTATGAGGCATATTTGGTTGGAGGATGCGTAAGAGATAGTATCATAGGTAAAAAACCTAATGATTGGGATATAACGACTTCCGCATTACCTAATCAAGTTAAGAAATTATTTACCAAAACCATAGATACAGGGTTGCAGCATGGTACTGTTACCATACTTATGGATAAACACCCTATTGAAGTTACAACATATAGAATTGATGGGGAATATGAAGATAATAGGAGACCTAACTCCGTTGAATTCACTAATAATCTGGTAGAAGACCTTAAAAGAAGAGATTTTACTATAAATGCTATGGCTTATAACCATATAACAGGATTAGTAGATGCTTTTAGTGGTATAGAAGATTTGGAAAAGGGTATTATCCGTTGTGTTGGTAATCCAATAGAAAGATTTAATGAAGATGCACTTAGAATGTTAAGAGCCATTAGATTTTCAGCTCAATTGGGTTATAAAATAGATAAAAAGACTAGAGATGCTATAACAGAGTGCTCATCACTTATTAAAAATGTCAGTATGGAACGGATACAAGTGGAACTTAACAAGACACTCATATCCAATAACCCTAATATGATTATGGAGATATATCATTGCAATCTAATGGAGTATATATTACCTGAGTTCATACCTTGTATAGGTAATTCCCAGAATCACCCTTATCATAGCTATGATATTCATGATCACATTCTTAGGTCTGTTAACGCTATAAAGGCTGATAAAGCACTTAGATGGACCATGTTGCTGCATGATATTGGAAAACCAAGAGTAAAGACTACTGACGAATCGGGTATAGATCATTTCTATGGACATGAAGGTATCAGTGCAAAGATGGCGAATGATATTCTCAAGAGATTAAAATTTGATAATAAGACTATTGATAAAGTTGTCAAGTTAATAGAATTCCATGATATCAGATTGGAAAATAGCTCAAAAAGTATAAGAAGACTATTAAAGAAGTTAGGACATGAGCTATTTCATGACTTCGTACTTGTTCAAAGAGCAGATATCAAGGCTCAAAACCCTGACAAGTTGGATGGTAGAATGTTGAAGCTCTACAATGCTGAAAAGAAATACGCAGAGATTAAAGAGAAAGAACAGTGTATAAGCATAAGAGAACTTAAGGTTGATGGAAGAGACTTGATGGAACATGGTATAAAAGAAGGTCGTCAGATAGGAATTATTCTTAATAAACTATTGGATATAGTCATTGAAGAACCAAATAGAAATGACAAAGAAGAGTTGTTAAGGATAGTGGATGAAATAAAAGAATAA